The Longimicrobium sp. genome has a segment encoding these proteins:
- a CDS encoding SdpI family protein, with amino-acid sequence MRNRWLAPAVTLAMWAFALAMFGRLPAMVPSHVNLAGEVDGWMPRAYGAFLPAIIATAMVGLIHLVPRIDPRAANVEKFQGDWRLLLNLIVLFFAVVEVTTLGHALGWPVDLGRASLVSVALLFVGIGNYLPRVRSNWFMGIRTPWTMDNERVWRATHRVGGRTFVTAGLMLGVAALLPVAVRPALTLVSIVVAVVIPLIYSYVAWRRDVAGRPL; translated from the coding sequence ATGAGAAACCGCTGGCTGGCCCCGGCCGTCACGCTGGCCATGTGGGCGTTCGCGCTGGCCATGTTCGGGCGGCTGCCCGCGATGGTGCCGTCGCACGTGAACCTGGCGGGTGAGGTGGACGGCTGGATGCCGCGCGCCTACGGCGCGTTCCTCCCCGCCATCATCGCCACGGCGATGGTCGGCCTGATCCACCTGGTGCCCCGCATCGACCCGCGCGCGGCGAACGTGGAGAAGTTCCAGGGCGACTGGCGGCTGCTGCTGAACCTGATCGTGCTGTTCTTCGCCGTGGTGGAGGTCACCACGCTGGGCCACGCGCTCGGCTGGCCGGTGGACCTGGGCCGGGCCAGCCTGGTGTCGGTGGCGCTGCTGTTCGTGGGCATCGGCAACTACCTGCCGCGGGTGCGCAGCAACTGGTTCATGGGCATCCGTACCCCGTGGACGATGGACAACGAGCGCGTCTGGCGCGCCACGCACCGGGTGGGCGGACGCACCTTCGTCACCGCGGGACTGATGCTGGGCGTGGCCGCCCTGCTGCCGGTGGCCGTCAGGCCGGCGCTGACACTCGTGTCCATCGTCGTCGCGGTGGTGATTCCCCTGATCTACTCGTACGTGGCATGGCGGCGCGACGTGGCCGGCCGGCCGCTGTGA
- a CDS encoding serine aminopeptidase domain-containing protein, whose protein sequence is MNGRMMAVRMMAALVGLLIAAPAVDAQTPEQDAARAMEAWTKLVDDGRYDEAWRQAAPAVQERVPLPAWEASLRGARGSLGTVSGRVLESSEVVPAPPGAPAGEWVRVRFVVTFAGGRVATESAIALGGEGQWRAAGYFIAPRPQASDYAAPADAPYTAEEVTVNAGGHTLAGTLTLPKDARSRVPAVVLITGSGAQDRDAHSPLIPDYRFFRQVADTLSRRGIAVLRMDDQGWGGSKGDPSAATTADFADDIRAGIAFLRARPEIDPERIGLAGHSEGGIIAPLIAAGDPRIRAVVLLAATSRTGNRIVDFQVRDALIAQGLAGASLDSAFAAAVAARSAAAEVPWVRWFLEHDPLPVARQVRAPVLILHGATDRQVTPDQAPELEAAIRAGGNRDVTVRVFPALNHLFLPDAEGTADPARYARLPEKRVPGEVLGSLADWLAQRLR, encoded by the coding sequence ATGAACGGACGGATGATGGCGGTCCGCATGATGGCGGCGTTGGTTGGCCTGCTGATCGCGGCGCCTGCCGTGGATGCGCAGACGCCAGAGCAGGACGCGGCGCGTGCGATGGAAGCGTGGACGAAGCTGGTGGACGACGGCCGCTATGACGAGGCGTGGCGGCAGGCTGCCCCGGCCGTGCAGGAGCGCGTTCCGCTGCCGGCGTGGGAGGCCAGCTTGCGCGGTGCACGCGGCAGCCTGGGCACGGTGTCGGGACGCGTGCTGGAATCGTCCGAGGTCGTCCCCGCCCCGCCCGGCGCGCCCGCGGGCGAGTGGGTGCGCGTGCGGTTCGTGGTGACGTTCGCAGGCGGGAGGGTCGCGACGGAAAGCGCCATCGCGCTCGGGGGTGAGGGCCAGTGGAGAGCGGCGGGCTACTTCATCGCGCCGCGCCCGCAGGCGTCGGACTACGCCGCCCCCGCGGACGCGCCGTACACGGCGGAGGAGGTGACGGTGAACGCGGGCGGCCACACCCTCGCCGGCACGCTCACCCTGCCGAAGGACGCGCGGAGCCGGGTGCCCGCGGTGGTGCTGATCACCGGATCAGGGGCGCAGGACCGCGACGCGCACTCGCCGCTGATCCCGGACTACCGCTTCTTCCGCCAGGTTGCGGACACGCTGTCCCGCCGCGGCATCGCCGTCCTGCGCATGGATGACCAGGGCTGGGGCGGTTCCAAGGGCGACCCGTCCGCCGCGACCACCGCGGACTTCGCGGACGACATCCGCGCCGGCATCGCCTTCCTGCGCGCCCGGCCGGAGATCGATCCCGAGCGCATCGGCCTGGCGGGGCACAGCGAGGGCGGGATCATCGCGCCGCTCATCGCGGCCGGCGACCCGCGCATCCGCGCCGTCGTGCTACTGGCGGCCACGTCGCGCACAGGCAACCGCATCGTCGACTTCCAGGTGCGGGATGCGCTCATCGCACAGGGTCTGGCCGGCGCCTCGTTGGATTCAGCCTTCGCGGCGGCCGTCGCCGCCCGATCCGCCGCGGCGGAGGTGCCGTGGGTGCGGTGGTTCCTGGAGCACGATCCGCTGCCCGTCGCGCGGCAGGTGCGCGCGCCCGTGCTGATCCTTCACGGCGCCACCGACCGCCAGGTGACGCCGGACCAGGCGCCGGAGCTGGAGGCCGCCATCCGCGCGGGGGGGAACCGCGACGTGACGGTGCGCGTGTTCCCCGCGCTGAACCACCTGTTCCTCCCGGACGCCGAAGGAACGGCGGATCCAGCCCGCTACGCCCGCCTCCCCGAAAAGCGGGTTCCCGGCGAGGTGCTGGGCTCACTCGCGGACTGGCTGGCGCAGCGCCTTCGCTGA
- a CDS encoding autorepressor SdpR family transcription factor — translation MLDETLRALGDPTRREILRVLRAGDLTAGEISGRFPMTAASVSHHLSVLKEAGLVKSERNGRNLVYSLETTVFQEFLQQMLDLFGKGDER, via the coding sequence ATGCTCGACGAAACGCTGCGCGCCCTGGGCGACCCCACCCGCAGGGAGATCCTGCGGGTGCTGCGCGCGGGCGACCTGACGGCGGGCGAAATCTCGGGCCGGTTTCCCATGACCGCCGCCTCGGTGTCGCACCACCTGTCCGTGCTCAAGGAGGCGGGGCTGGTGAAGTCGGAGCGCAACGGGCGCAACCTTGTGTACTCGCTGGAAACCACGGTTTTCCAGGAGTTCCTTCAGCAGATGCTGGATCTTTTCGGCAAGGGAGACGAACGATGA
- the sigZ gene encoding RNA polymerase sigma factor SigZ, translating to MIAVHDESLWRTYREQLFRFVQRRVEDHATAEDIVHDVLVRAYQKRDTLRGGQKFEPWLYQIARNAVIDHYRARRPTEELPADLAEAEGERSDAARRELAECIHPLVDALPEHYRDAVRLSELHGLTQQETARRLGLSLSGAKSRVQRARRRLEEMLLACCRVEFDGRGAIVDYESPDGCGPGRGGAEDGCGSCGGA from the coding sequence ATGATCGCCGTCCACGACGAATCGCTCTGGCGCACGTACCGCGAGCAGCTGTTCCGCTTCGTCCAGCGCCGCGTGGAGGACCACGCAACGGCGGAGGACATCGTGCACGACGTCCTGGTGCGCGCGTACCAGAAGCGCGACACGCTGCGGGGCGGGCAGAAGTTCGAGCCGTGGCTGTACCAGATCGCCCGGAACGCGGTGATCGACCACTACCGCGCCCGCCGGCCCACGGAGGAGCTGCCCGCGGACCTGGCGGAGGCCGAAGGAGAGAGGAGCGATGCCGCGCGCCGGGAGCTGGCGGAATGCATCCATCCTCTCGTGGACGCGCTTCCCGAGCACTACCGCGACGCGGTGCGGCTTTCCGAACTCCACGGACTCACGCAGCAGGAGACCGCGCGGCGGCTGGGCCTTTCGCTCTCCGGCGCGAAGTCGCGGGTGCAGCGCGCCCGGCGGAGGCTGGAAGAGATGCTGCTGGCGTGCTGCCGGGTGGAGTTCGACGGCCGCGGCGCCATCGTGGATTACGAGTCTCCCGACGGGTGCGGCCCAGGCAGGGGCGGCGCGGAAGACGGCTGCGGGAGCTGCGGAGGCGCGTAG
- a CDS encoding cyanophycinase — MITRVEQPNLLMHTHQRLRRALCAAAASLLTASACAPAVPDGASAATPSAHGHLLIVGGGTQPAELVERFVELAGGPGRARIAVVPMASEAAEESGREKAADLRRLGADAFVLNLSRAQALTDSAARLLNGATGVWFSGGDQSRLTAVLAGTPTLDAIRARWRAGAVVAGTSAGAAVMPDSMLTGNQVRAGTDTVGYYGDEYPDVRRGAIQVVAGLGFLPGTLIDQHFIRRERHNRLLAAVLERPTLLGVGIDESTALEVAPDGRWTVRGASAVFVYDARDARVTPASAPVLGASAIRTHLLVPGTVFDPATGRATLP; from the coding sequence ATGATCACTCGAGTGGAGCAACCGAACCTGCTGATGCACACGCACCAACGGCTTCGCCGAGCCCTGTGCGCCGCGGCCGCCTCGCTCCTGACCGCCTCCGCCTGCGCTCCCGCTGTGCCGGACGGCGCCTCCGCCGCGACGCCGTCCGCCCACGGGCACCTGCTGATCGTAGGTGGCGGTACGCAGCCCGCGGAGCTGGTCGAGCGGTTCGTGGAGCTCGCCGGCGGGCCCGGCCGCGCCCGCATCGCCGTCGTGCCGATGGCCAGCGAGGCAGCCGAGGAGTCCGGCCGCGAAAAAGCCGCGGACCTCCGCAGGCTCGGGGCCGACGCCTTCGTCCTGAACCTGTCGCGTGCCCAGGCGCTGACCGACTCGGCGGCGCGGCTGTTGAACGGCGCCACCGGGGTGTGGTTCTCGGGCGGCGACCAGTCGCGGCTGACCGCCGTTCTCGCGGGGACGCCCACCCTGGATGCCATCCGGGCCCGCTGGCGCGCCGGGGCCGTGGTGGCGGGCACCAGCGCGGGCGCGGCGGTGATGCCCGACTCCATGCTCACGGGCAACCAGGTGCGCGCCGGCACCGACACGGTGGGCTACTACGGAGACGAGTACCCGGACGTACGCCGCGGCGCCATCCAGGTGGTCGCCGGGCTGGGGTTTCTCCCCGGCACCCTCATCGACCAGCACTTCATCCGCCGCGAACGGCACAACCGGCTGCTGGCGGCCGTGCTGGAACGCCCGACGCTGCTGGGCGTCGGCATCGACGAATCCACCGCGCTCGAAGTGGCCCCCGACGGCCGCTGGACCGTACGCGGCGCGAGCGCGGTATTCGTCTACGATGCCCGCGACGCCCGCGTAACCCCGGCCAGCGCGCCGGTCCTGGGCGCATCCGCGATCCGCACCCACCTGCTCGTTCCCGGCACCGTGTTCGACCCTGCCACCGGGCGAGCCACACTGCCCTGA
- a CDS encoding AI-2E family transporter codes for MSTNLPGESTPQPEGDVPAAAPSGDSVLTPDVDATAQARPVEAGAPTPDLGRTGEAMDSARGRSAGITTLTVLALLYTLYFARPFLLPIVVALLLSFLFSPLVRALARFKIRPPVSAGLIILGLLGTVGFVGYELSGPVQGWASSAPQTFATAQARIREVLKPFERASQTAAQVEDAAGAVGGPETAQEVVVRQPSLVARVFGTTQKFLIAAMEVLILLYFLLAAGDLFLQKLIKVLPNLRDKQKAVEIARKTEASISTYLLTTFAITFTEGIVVALAMWALKMPNPLLWGAMVVVLEFIPYLGAAIMTAILTLAALTVYDTIGQALLVPAVFLVINIIQGNFISPALMGHRLALNPVALLVGLTFWFWIWGLPGAFIAVPLLATFKIFCDHIESLAAVGEFLGERDRGERRAVIR; via the coding sequence ATGTCTACCAATCTCCCAGGCGAATCCACGCCACAGCCCGAGGGTGACGTTCCCGCCGCCGCTCCAAGCGGCGACTCGGTGCTCACGCCCGACGTGGACGCCACCGCGCAGGCACGGCCGGTGGAAGCGGGCGCGCCCACGCCGGACCTGGGCAGGACCGGCGAGGCCATGGACAGCGCGCGTGGGCGCTCCGCCGGCATCACCACGCTCACCGTGCTGGCCCTGCTCTACACGTTGTACTTCGCGCGGCCCTTCCTGCTGCCCATCGTGGTCGCGCTGCTGCTCAGCTTCCTGTTCAGCCCGCTGGTGCGGGCGCTGGCGCGGTTCAAGATCCGCCCGCCCGTGAGCGCGGGACTCATCATCCTGGGGCTGCTGGGTACCGTGGGCTTCGTGGGATACGAGCTTTCGGGGCCGGTGCAGGGGTGGGCGTCGAGCGCGCCGCAGACGTTCGCCACCGCGCAGGCGCGGATCCGCGAGGTGCTGAAGCCGTTCGAGCGCGCCAGCCAGACGGCGGCGCAGGTGGAAGACGCGGCGGGCGCGGTGGGCGGGCCGGAAACGGCGCAGGAAGTCGTCGTGCGCCAGCCCAGCCTGGTCGCCCGGGTGTTCGGCACCACGCAGAAGTTCCTGATCGCGGCGATGGAAGTGCTGATCCTGCTGTACTTTCTGCTCGCGGCCGGCGACCTGTTCCTGCAAAAGCTCATCAAGGTTCTCCCCAACCTGCGCGACAAGCAGAAGGCGGTGGAGATCGCGCGGAAGACCGAGGCGTCCATCTCCACCTACCTGCTCACCACCTTCGCCATCACCTTTACCGAGGGCATCGTGGTAGCGCTGGCCATGTGGGCGCTTAAGATGCCCAACCCGCTGCTGTGGGGCGCGATGGTGGTGGTGCTGGAGTTCATTCCGTACCTGGGCGCGGCGATCATGACGGCCATCCTGACGCTGGCCGCGCTGACCGTGTACGACACCATCGGCCAGGCGCTGCTGGTGCCCGCCGTGTTCCTGGTGATCAACATCATCCAGGGCAACTTCATCAGTCCGGCGCTGATGGGGCACCGGCTGGCGCTGAACCCCGTGGCGCTGCTGGTGGGGCTTACCTTCTGGTTCTGGATCTGGGGGCTGCCCGGCGCGTTCATCGCCGTGCCCCTGCTGGCGACGTTCAAGATCTTCTGCGACCACATCGAGTCGCTGGCGGCCGTCGGCGAGTTCCTGGGTGAGCGCGACCGCGGCGAGCGGCGGGCGGTGATCCGGTAG
- a CDS encoding tetratricopeptide repeat protein, with translation MTTEARIAALRKMLDAHPDDPRPRFGLALEYEKEERWDDAVEALRGYLARTDDEGNAWGRLGTALRHLGRDDEAREAYQKGIEAANRHGHPTMAGEFEDVLDAW, from the coding sequence GTGACGACAGAAGCGCGAATCGCAGCGCTCAGGAAGATGCTGGATGCCCATCCCGACGACCCGCGGCCCCGGTTCGGGCTGGCGCTGGAGTACGAAAAGGAGGAGCGCTGGGACGACGCGGTCGAGGCCCTGCGCGGCTACCTGGCCCGCACCGACGACGAGGGCAACGCGTGGGGGCGGCTGGGTACCGCGCTGCGCCACCTGGGCCGCGACGACGAAGCGCGCGAGGCGTACCAGAAGGGGATCGAGGCGGCCAACCGCCACGGGCACCCCACCATGGCCGGCGAGTTCGAGGACGTGCTGGACGCGTGGTGA
- the polA gene encoding DNA polymerase I → MPVEKPEKTRERLYLIDGYALIYRAFFALISRPLMSSKGENTSAAWGVARFLIKVMEKHQPDYLGMVFDAGDSERVEMYPQYKATREKMPDELALSIPRIRELVQAFRIPVLELEGYEADDVIGTLARKAVDQGLEAVIVSGDKDFYQLIRPHVCLLNPGRGGPTAVEEEWVDERNAHERLGVKPDRVVDYLGLIGDASDNVPGVSGIGPKTAVQLIEQYGSIEDIIAHTAEIKSKRAREALEAFADSARLSKRLVTIREDLPVELDLEAIKLQEPDRARLKDLFLDLEFHTLARDWAAPAEEPEVRTNRLAGTYTLLSTVDEVRAVVDQARGAGRFAVDTETDSTDPMRACLCGISIGVNPGQAYYLPFRHRTRGPEQGELLGDATPITGTEGGPQCEVVRNLPDLHSEAMRPLLDLLEDEGVKKVGQNLKYDFLVFRREGIDIRGIDFDTMVASYVLEPGRREHGLDSIALQHLDHKTISYEEVAGKGKAQIPFAEVELENACTYAAEDADIALRLAEKFGPEMESLHLDRLFREVEMPLVHVLAEMEWNGIRIDEPFFARMGEELRTQQSRVEREIYAEAGTEFNIGSTPQLREILFGKLGLPVIKKTKTGASTDVDVLQALAAQGHTLPTLLMQYRQIDKLRGTYVDALPRMVNPDTGRIHTSFNQTVAATGRLSSTDPNLQNIPIRTEMGAEIRRGFIPAEGHVFVSADYSQIELRILAHYSGDEAFVTAFRAGADIHRQTAALIFDVAPDAVTKEMRDRAKTVNFGIIYGQGPFSLGQQLGIPQSEAKAFIEQYFERFPGVRRYLDEQIELAKSRGYVETLTGRRRYIPELKSKNWNIRAFGERAATNAPIQGSSADLIKIAMIRIQDDLAAGVVPAKMLLQVHDELLFETPIGSEDAVREFVRERMEGAATLNVPLKVEGGVGMNWLETK, encoded by the coding sequence ATGCCCGTAGAAAAGCCAGAGAAAACCCGCGAGCGCCTGTACCTGATCGACGGCTACGCGCTGATCTACCGCGCGTTCTTCGCCCTGATCTCGCGGCCGCTGATGTCGTCCAAGGGCGAGAACACCTCCGCCGCCTGGGGCGTCGCGCGCTTCCTGATCAAGGTGATGGAGAAGCACCAGCCCGACTACCTGGGCATGGTGTTCGACGCGGGCGACTCCGAGCGCGTGGAGATGTATCCGCAGTACAAGGCCACGCGCGAAAAGATGCCCGACGAGCTGGCGCTTTCCATCCCCCGCATTCGCGAGCTGGTGCAGGCCTTTCGCATTCCCGTGCTGGAGCTGGAGGGCTACGAGGCGGACGACGTGATCGGCACGCTGGCGCGGAAAGCGGTGGACCAGGGGCTGGAGGCGGTGATCGTTTCCGGCGACAAGGACTTCTACCAGCTCATCCGCCCCCACGTCTGCCTGCTGAACCCCGGGCGCGGCGGCCCCACGGCGGTGGAAGAGGAGTGGGTGGACGAGCGCAACGCCCACGAGCGCCTGGGCGTAAAGCCGGATCGCGTGGTGGACTACCTGGGGCTGATCGGTGACGCCAGCGACAACGTGCCGGGCGTCAGCGGCATCGGGCCGAAGACGGCGGTGCAGCTGATCGAGCAGTACGGCAGCATCGAAGACATCATCGCCCACACGGCGGAGATCAAGAGCAAGCGCGCCCGCGAGGCGCTGGAGGCGTTCGCCGACTCGGCGCGGCTTTCCAAGCGGCTGGTGACCATCCGCGAAGACCTTCCGGTGGAGCTGGACCTGGAGGCCATCAAGCTCCAGGAGCCGGACCGCGCCCGGCTCAAGGACCTGTTCCTGGACCTGGAGTTCCACACGCTCGCCCGCGATTGGGCGGCCCCGGCCGAGGAGCCGGAGGTGCGGACCAACCGCCTGGCCGGCACCTACACGCTCCTGTCCACGGTGGACGAGGTGCGGGCGGTGGTGGACCAGGCGCGCGGGGCCGGCCGGTTCGCCGTCGACACGGAAACGGACAGCACCGATCCCATGCGGGCGTGCCTGTGCGGCATCTCCATCGGCGTGAACCCCGGACAGGCGTACTACCTACCGTTCCGCCACCGCACGCGCGGGCCGGAGCAGGGCGAGCTGCTGGGCGACGCCACGCCCATCACCGGCACCGAGGGCGGGCCGCAGTGCGAGGTCGTCCGCAACCTGCCGGACCTCCATTCCGAGGCCATGCGCCCGCTGCTGGACCTGCTGGAGGACGAAGGCGTCAAGAAGGTCGGCCAGAACCTGAAGTACGACTTCCTGGTCTTCCGCCGCGAGGGGATCGACATCCGGGGGATCGACTTCGACACGATGGTCGCAAGCTACGTGCTGGAGCCGGGGCGCCGCGAGCACGGGCTGGATTCCATCGCCCTCCAGCACCTGGACCACAAGACCATCTCGTACGAGGAGGTGGCGGGGAAGGGCAAGGCGCAGATCCCCTTCGCCGAGGTGGAGCTGGAGAACGCCTGCACCTACGCCGCGGAGGATGCCGACATCGCGCTGCGCCTGGCCGAGAAGTTCGGGCCGGAGATGGAGTCGCTGCACCTGGACCGGCTGTTCCGCGAGGTGGAGATGCCGCTGGTGCACGTTCTCGCGGAGATGGAGTGGAACGGCATTCGGATCGACGAGCCGTTCTTCGCGCGGATGGGCGAGGAGCTGAGGACGCAGCAGAGCCGCGTGGAGCGCGAGATCTACGCCGAGGCGGGCACCGAGTTCAACATCGGCAGCACGCCGCAGCTGCGGGAGATTTTGTTCGGCAAGCTGGGGCTCCCCGTCATCAAGAAGACCAAGACGGGCGCGTCGACCGACGTCGACGTGCTGCAGGCGCTGGCCGCGCAGGGCCACACCCTGCCCACGCTGCTGATGCAGTACCGGCAGATCGACAAGCTGCGCGGCACCTACGTCGACGCGCTTCCGCGCATGGTGAACCCCGACACGGGGCGCATCCACACGTCGTTCAACCAGACCGTGGCCGCCACGGGACGCCTTTCGTCCACCGACCCCAACCTGCAGAACATTCCCATCCGCACGGAGATGGGCGCCGAGATCCGCCGCGGCTTCATCCCCGCCGAGGGGCACGTGTTCGTCTCCGCCGACTACTCGCAGATCGAGCTGCGCATCCTGGCCCACTACTCGGGCGACGAGGCGTTCGTCACCGCCTTCCGCGCCGGCGCCGACATCCACCGGCAGACGGCCGCGCTGATCTTCGACGTGGCGCCGGACGCGGTGACCAAGGAGATGCGCGACCGGGCCAAGACGGTGAACTTCGGCATCATCTACGGGCAGGGGCCGTTCTCGCTGGGCCAGCAGCTGGGCATCCCCCAGTCGGAGGCCAAGGCGTTCATCGAGCAGTACTTCGAGCGGTTCCCCGGCGTGCGCCGCTACCTGGACGAGCAGATCGAGCTGGCGAAGTCGCGTGGGTACGTCGAGACGCTTACCGGGCGGCGGCGCTACATCCCCGAGCTGAAGTCCAAGAACTGGAACATCCGTGCGTTCGGCGAGCGGGCGGCGACGAACGCGCCCATCCAGGGCTCGTCGGCGGACCTGATCAAGATCGCCATGATCCGCATTCAGGACGACCTGGCCGCCGGCGTGGTCCCCGCCAAGATGCTGCTGCAGGTGCACGACGAACTGCTGTTCGAAACGCCCATCGGCAGCGAGGACGCGGTGCGGGAGTTCGTCCGCGAGCGGATGGAGGGCGCGGCCACGCTGAACGTTCCGCTGAAGGTGGAGGGCGGCGTGGGGATGAACTGGCTGGAGACGAAGTGA
- a CDS encoding TerC family protein — protein sequence MSRDVLAYGGFTLLVFVILAIDLGVLNRKAHVVKVREAGIFAAMTAALALIFAGAIWTGYLPVEGVEGKQKALEFLTGYLIELALSVDNIFVFVLIFAYFKVPPQYQHRVLFWGVLGALAMRGIMIAAGALLIERFHWIIYVFGAFLVYTGIKMATQDEMDVEPESNPALKLIRRFIPITSQYEGQSFFVRQNIGGKMQNAATPLFVVLVLVETTDLIFAVDSIPAIFAVTRDPYLVYTSNVFAILCLRSLYFLLAGVIDKFHYLKLGLSVVLMFIGAKMLVTALHFHIPVAISLVVVAGVLGFSVVASLIWPKALEEHQPVTHDPLDASDDPPGPIIPPEDPRG from the coding sequence TTGAGCAGAGACGTTCTGGCATACGGGGGGTTCACGCTCCTGGTGTTCGTCATCCTGGCGATCGACCTGGGCGTGCTGAACCGCAAGGCGCACGTGGTAAAGGTGCGCGAAGCGGGCATTTTTGCCGCGATGACCGCGGCCCTGGCGCTGATCTTCGCCGGGGCCATCTGGACGGGGTACCTGCCCGTCGAGGGCGTCGAAGGCAAGCAGAAGGCCCTGGAGTTCCTGACGGGCTACCTGATCGAGCTGGCGCTGTCGGTCGACAACATCTTCGTCTTCGTCCTGATCTTCGCGTACTTCAAGGTGCCTCCGCAGTACCAGCACCGGGTGCTGTTCTGGGGCGTGCTGGGCGCCCTGGCCATGCGCGGCATCATGATCGCCGCGGGCGCCCTGCTGATCGAGCGCTTCCATTGGATCATCTACGTGTTCGGCGCATTCCTGGTGTACACCGGCATCAAGATGGCCACCCAGGACGAGATGGACGTGGAGCCGGAGTCCAATCCCGCGCTCAAGCTCATCCGCCGCTTCATTCCCATCACCAGCCAGTACGAGGGACAGAGCTTCTTCGTCAGGCAGAACATCGGCGGGAAGATGCAGAACGCCGCCACGCCGCTGTTCGTGGTGCTGGTGCTGGTGGAAACGACGGACCTGATCTTCGCGGTGGATTCCATCCCCGCCATCTTCGCCGTCACGCGCGACCCGTACCTGGTGTACACGTCCAACGTGTTCGCCATCCTGTGCCTGCGGTCGCTGTACTTCCTGCTGGCGGGGGTGATCGACAAGTTCCACTACCTGAAGCTGGGGCTGTCGGTGGTGCTGATGTTCATCGGCGCAAAGATGCTGGTGACGGCGCTGCACTTCCACATTCCCGTGGCCATCTCGCTGGTCGTGGTGGCGGGCGTGCTGGGGTTCTCGGTGGTCGCCTCGCTGATCTGGCCCAAGGCGCTCGAGGAGCACCAGCCAGTCACGCACGACCCGCTGGACGCGTCCGACGACCCTCCCGGGCCGATCATCCCGCCAGAGGACCCGCGCGGCTGA